The Lolium rigidum isolate FL_2022 chromosome 2, APGP_CSIRO_Lrig_0.1, whole genome shotgun sequence genomic interval GCTTCCTTATACATAACATGTGCCCGTACTCATATTTTGCtttaaaaaaaatcttgaaaaCTCATTCTTCTTTTTTACTTAATTTCTTCATCAATATGGCTATGCATTTTTCCTGCACGCGCAAAGCTTTCTAGAGTGTGCTTTTAGGCCAATTGAGTGGCACCACCAATCAGAAGAAAAAGATCGATGGGCCTAGCTTCATGAGCATATACTTCATCTATTTAAGGGGGTTCGTTTCCTCTCTCCAGGCAAACTTCACACATCACATCTCCTCTAAGCAATAGTGTCCGCACACAGTTGTAGTTGATAATCATATCAAtggcctccaccaacagctgGACCCTTGAGCTCGAGTCAAAGGTGTCTGCGCCGCGCAAGTTCCGCGCATGTGTCATGGATTGGCATACTCTTGCACCCAAGCTCGCCCCCCACGTCATCGACAACGCCCACCATGTTGAGGGAGATGGTGGCATCGGCACCGTCAGACACTACAATTGTGGCTCGGGTACGCATAACACACATATGATATAAATTCCTGTCACCTGCTGTCTAGCAGACATGTTCGAATCATAACAAGAAGTTGGTCGTGCAGCTGTGCCCTTCAACGCCATGAAGAAGAAGGTTGAGTTCCTCGACGTGGACAAGTGTGAGTGTAAATACACCATCGAGTGTGACGGTGTTGAGACATCCACGTGGAACATCAAGATGAAACCAACAGCCAACGGTGGAAGTGTTGCAATGGTGGAATGCACGTCCAAGGGCGCACACGCTAATGACATGATGCTCAAGGCCAAGGAATCTGCCACTGAAATGTTCAAGAGCGTTGAGGCCTATCTCATCGCCAACCCGAACGCCTACAACTAAGTCAGGAAAGCGGGATCATACATAATAATGTTGCTTTCTCCCCGATCGAATAAAACTGCTCCAACCACAGTGATATGCTAGAGCAAGCTGGGTGTGAACTTATGAAGTTAAATAAAAAGAAGTCGGGTCTAGATCTTGGTGTGTTTGTTTGTAACTTGTGTTGCCTGCTTATGTATCTTTCTCATGGATCTGCACAAGAATAAAAGGAAGTCTGTGAAATACATGCCACTCTTATTTAAAATTAGTAGGTACTTTCCAGCCATGAAAATATCAGGATTGAGAATTACGGTCTATCAGAAATGCACGTTAAGCAATAGGTAGAAAATGCACCACCGATGACATGGATCCTTAACTTTTCAATAGCCCGGTTCTTGAGTTGATTCTGATGTTCACTGAAGAAAAGTTTCGTCAAAAAGGATAAAAAAATAATGGTATCCATACAAGACTTTCAAGAATGAAATAAAAGGAAAGACCTATAAGAAAAACAGAAAATCATCACCTATGCATAAAAGGTGTTAATTGTTAAATATAGATTAAACCGTATAAACTCATTCTTCTAGCTTGTACTAAGTTGTATTTTGTCGAAGCGCATCAAATTTCAAGAATATGAAATTGGAGGTATGAATAGCATGGATAGACTCACGAGATTTCAAGGAAAGAATTTATACTAATCAAGCATGCAACGCAAATAATGTATGCTTTGGTAGGTGCTCCCGTGGCTGAATAAATGCTACTTGTCCAGCTACATCCCTCGTCCCAAATAGTTCTCTAATCCTGCACTTGTAGGCCACAGAGTGGTTTCTAAATTGCTGGGATGCATCTCACAAAGGGAGAGCACTGCGTCACTGGGATGGAGGCTACGCATAGCGTACAATATGTTATGTTTATCAAGGTCTCTCTCATCCTCTTCCTGTCACTTCACTCTTATCCATGCATCACTACGACCAGATAGATTTCATAAAACACATCTACCGGGTGGAGTTTCCGCGTTGCTCTCAACAGCGACGGGGGACTCCTCTTCGCCGCCAGCGCCCAGGCCGCCTCCCGTACGTGCCTCCCCTCCCTCGCTGCCACCAATTGGAAACCATAGGCAATGTCTGGGCGATGTTGGTGGTGGCGAGGCCCACTTCTCCCTTTGCTCGGTGCAGGCGGTGCGAGACGGCAGGGCCCTGGTGCTTGGCAAGGGGCATAGCGGAAGTGTCCTACGATGGCAGTCCTCGAGGGAGAAGCCTTGTAGCGATGAAGCGGAGGAGCCTTGTCGGCTGCGTGCTCGGCATCATCCCACTATTACTACGGGCGGTGCGGGTGGCCGGTTCCTCGGTCGGTCTGAGCCTCGCCAATACCTGGTGGTGGGGGATTGGGGTGGCTGGCCTCCTCTGGCGGAGTGGCATCATGGTGGTACTGGTGAGCCATTAGCAGTCGAGGTCTCCGATCCGATCACTGGACTTTAATGCCGGACAAAATCCAGCCGAGCATCCTGCGAGGTGGAGGCTACATCCGGAAGTTTGAATAAGACGTTTCCTGCCCTATCCTCGCTCCAGTGGTGCGTCTACCGATGGCGGAGTGCGCGTAGATTCGTGTCACCGACATATCTTTTGCGACCCAGTCGGTTTTTCTTTTTGTTCGCATGGTTTCATGTTAGTCACTTATGATCACTATTATTATTGgcgatggttgttgctctggtgcactggtcctttgggaccttagcacgatgaCTTCCCTTTAGTCTTTCGCAACAAGTTCTACTACGACAAGTTTTGCCCGACtctggtgatggaggggcgagcagGGCGGCACGCCTTCGGCTGTTTCTAGTGTTTGTAGTCATCATGGTCTGAGTACctatttctaatttttttgggCTTTTTGTACTAGTAttgattgatgattattaatagatcggtgaaatTTATTTTACACGGTGACACTACAAAATTCTGAACTAAAACTCTGAACTTCAGTTAGCCAGCAGCTACACAAGTGTTATATCTGTGTTATATATCTTTGCAGCGTACGCAAAATGTAGCAGCAGTACTACGTCTATGATTGATATTCCAACTTCAAAAACACAGATTAACATC includes:
- the LOC124693505 gene encoding pathogenesis-related protein 1-like; its protein translation is MASTNSWTLELESKVSAPRKFRACVMDWHTLAPKLAPHVIDNAHHVEGDGGIGTVRHYNCGSAVPFNAMKKKVEFLDVDKCECKYTIECDGVETSTWNIKMKPTANGGSVAMVECTSKGAHANDMMLKAKESATEMFKSVEAYLIANPNAYN